One Numenius arquata chromosome 10, bNumArq3.hap1.1, whole genome shotgun sequence DNA segment encodes these proteins:
- the CNGA1 gene encoding LOW QUALITY PROTEIN: cyclic nucleotide-gated channel alpha-1 (The sequence of the model RefSeq protein was modified relative to this genomic sequence to represent the inferred CDS: substituted 1 base at 1 genomic stop codon), translating to MKVGVIETHHSHTIVPSVVIQDTSEDPGPADKGENRYVKQRYLPGAFARFNFNNNSNKDEXKKKKKEKKSKSEKKKDGETQKNKEKKEKNKTKDKSKKKENKEEKKKDIFIIDPAGNMYYNWLFCITMPVMYNWTMIIARACFDELQHDYLAIWFIIDYVSDVIYIADMFVRTRTGYLEQGLLVKEEQKLREKYKTSFQFKLDFLSIIPTDLLYFKLGLNYPELRINRLLRVARMFEFFQRTETRTNYPNIFRISNLVMYIVIIIHWNACVYYSISKAIGFGADTWVYPNTSDPEFARLTRKYVYSLYWSTLTLTTIGETPPPVRDSEYFFVVVDFLVGVLIFATIVGNVGSMISNMNAARAEFQARIDAIKQYMHFRNVSKDMEKRVIKWFDYLWTNKKAVDEREVLKYLPDKLRAEIAINVHLETLKKVRIFADCEAGLLVELVLKLQPQVYSPGDYICRKGDIGREMYIIKEGKLAVVADDGITQFVVLSDGSYFGEISILNIKGSKAGNRRTANIKSIGYSDLFCLSKDDLMEALTEYPDAKAMLEEKGKQILMKDGLLDIEVANLGSDPKDLEEKVTYMEGAMDRLQTKFARLLAEYEAAQQKLKKRLTQVEKILKPVIEQEFADLEEGDPSTDKPGVSKAE from the exons ATGAAGGTAGGAGTGATTGAGACCCATCACTCCCACACAATTGTTCCCAGTGTGGTAATACAAGACACCAGTGAGGACCCTGGACCCGCGGACAAAGGGGAAAACAGGTATGTTAA GCAACGGTATCTACCCGGTGCGTTTGCACGCTTCAATTTTAACAACAATAGTAATAAAGACGAGTAA aagaaaaagaaaaaagaaaagaagag caagtcagaaaaaaaaaaggatggagaaacacaaaagaacaaggaaaaaaaggagaaaaacaaaaccaaagataagtccaagaagaaagaaaataaagaaga gaagaagaaagatattttcattattgATCCAGCAGGAAATATGTACTACAACTGGTTGTTTTGCATCACAATGCCGGTCATGTACAACTGGACCATGATTATTGCTAG AGCCTGTTTTGATGAGCTTCAGCATGACTACTTAGCCATATGGTTTATTATTGATTACGTTTCTGATGTCATCTATATTGCTGACATGTTTGTACGGACAAGAACAG GTTACCTGGAGCAAGGTCTTTTGGTGAAAGAAGAACAAAAGCTTCGAGAGAAATATAAGACATCTTTTCAATTCAAATTAGATTTTCTGTCAATCATACCCACGGATCTCTTATACTTCAAGTTAGGACTGAATTACCCAGAATTAAGAATAAACAGACTACTCAGAGTAGCTCGGATGTTTGAATTCTTCCAGCGAACAGAAACAAGGACAAACTACCCAAACATCTTCAGGATCTCTAACCTTGTCATGTACATTGTGATTATTATTCACTGGAACGCCTGTGTGTACTACTCGATCTCGAAAGCCATCGGATTTGGGGCTGACACATGGGTCTACCCCAACACCTCCGATCCTGAATTTGCCCGTCTGACTAGAAAGTACGTCTACAGCCTCTACTGGTCAACGCTGACCCTGACTACTATCGGTGAGACACCCCCTCCTGTAAGAGATTCCGAGTATTTCTTTGTGGTGGTTGACTTCTTGGTTGGAGTATTGATTTTTGCTACCATCGTTGGTAACGTGGGCTCGATGATCTCCAACATGAATGCTGCCAGAGCCGAGTTTCAAGCAAGGATCGACGCTATCAAGCAGTATATGCACTTTCGGAATGTGAGTAAAGACATGGAGAAAAGAGTTATAAAGTGGTTTGACTACCTGTGGACAAACAAAAAGGCTGTGGATGAAAGGGAAGTCTTGAAGTATCTGCCAGATAAACTAAGAGCAGAGATTGCAATCAACGTTCACCTGGAAACACTAAAAAAGGTTCGTATCTTTGCAGACTGCGAAGCTGGTCTGTTGGTTGAACTGGTTTTGAAACTCCAGCCGCAAGTATACAGTCCTGGAGACTACATCTGCAGAAAGGGAGATATTGGACGAGAGATGTACATTATCAAAGAAGGGAAGCTGGCAGTAGTCGCTGATGATGGAATTACCCAATTTGTGGTCTTGAGTGATGGCAGCTATTTTGGAGAAATCAGCATTCTTAATATCAAAGGTAGCAAAGCTGGCAATCGAAGAACAGCCAATATTAAAAGTATCGGATACTCGGACTTGTTTTGTCTGTCTAAAGATGATCTCATGGAGGCTTTAACGGAGTATCCGGATGCAAAGGCTAtgctggaagaaaaaggcaagcaaATCCTAATGAAAGACGGGTTGCTGGACATTGAAGTTGCAAATTTAGGAAGTGATCCTAAAGATCTGGAAGAGAAGGTCACCTACATGGAAGGGGCGATGGACAGATTACAAACCAAGTTTGCCAGGTTGTTGGCTGAGTACGAAGCTGcacagcagaaactgaaaaaaagacttaCACAAGTCGAGAAAATATTGAAGCCCGTTATAGAGCAAGAATTTGCAGACTTAGAAGAAGGAGATCCATCCACAGATAAACCTGGAGTGTCAAAAGCGGAATAA